A window of the Nibribacter ruber genome harbors these coding sequences:
- a CDS encoding Ppx/GppA phosphatase family protein, with protein MRRLALIDLGTNTFHLLIAEISDSGERTFLYRTKVPVKLGQGGISKGEILPDARERGLATLKDFKRIIEEHGITEIKATATSAIRNASNGMEMVEAIREQTGIEVQVISGAREAELIFKGVQEALQMGSSPVLVMDIGGGSVEFIIGSDKGILWKKSFEIGAQRLLDKFFHHDPMSAGEVKAERHYLHDQLQKLTAAVLQWQPDVLIGSSGTFDTLIDMDLAKRGLPARDENASPESDLTLESFQVLHKELLTKNRAERLAIPGMLEMRVDMIVVATVMIDWVLEKYNMERIRVSSYALKEGLLAEMLK; from the coding sequence ATGCGTCGTTTAGCTCTCATAGACCTGGGTACCAATACGTTTCACTTGCTCATTGCTGAAATTTCAGATTCTGGCGAGCGCACCTTCTTATATAGAACCAAAGTGCCGGTGAAACTAGGCCAAGGCGGCATCAGCAAAGGAGAGATCCTGCCTGATGCCCGGGAGCGAGGGTTGGCCACGCTAAAAGACTTCAAGCGAATCATTGAAGAGCATGGCATCACGGAGATAAAAGCCACCGCCACCAGCGCCATCCGCAATGCTAGCAACGGAATGGAAATGGTAGAGGCCATAAGAGAGCAGACGGGCATTGAGGTACAGGTCATCTCGGGCGCCCGGGAAGCCGAACTCATTTTCAAAGGCGTACAGGAAGCCCTTCAGATGGGCTCTAGCCCGGTGCTGGTCATGGACATTGGCGGCGGAAGCGTGGAGTTCATCATTGGGTCAGACAAAGGCATTCTCTGGAAGAAAAGTTTCGAGATTGGGGCCCAGCGCCTGCTGGACAAGTTTTTCCACCATGACCCTATGTCAGCTGGCGAAGTGAAAGCTGAACGCCATTACCTGCACGACCAACTGCAAAAGCTTACCGCGGCCGTGCTGCAATGGCAACCAGACGTGTTGATTGGCTCCTCAGGCACGTTTGACACGCTTATTGATATGGACTTAGCCAAACGCGGCCTCCCCGCCCGTGATGAAAATGCCTCTCCGGAGAGTGACCTGACCTTGGAGTCTTTTCAAGTACTGCACAAAGAATTACTTACCAAGAACCGCGCAGAACGCCTCGCCATCCCGGGCATGCTGGAGATGCGCGTGGACATGATTGTAGTGGCCACGGTGATGATTGACTGGGTGTTGGAGAAGTATAACATGGAGCGCATCCGGGTTTCTTCCTATGCGCTCAAAGAAGGTCTACTGGCGGAGATGCTGAAGTAG
- a CDS encoding class I SAM-dependent methyltransferase: MYSFLTTSAWTDYELIDCGNFEKLERFGDYILARPEPQAAWDKHLPDSEWTRLAQATFKREKGNQEKGQWSLKKGMAEQWFINYRYHDLKLRFRLGLSSFKHVGLFPEQDPNWQFIFDRTRALPGKPKVLNMFAYTGGASLAANAGGADVTHLDSVKQVNFWARENMEASKLDNIRWIVEDAMKYARREVKRGNKYQGIILDPPAYGRGPDGEKWLLEEQLNELIKLCSELLDPENNFFVINLYSLGFSALILDNLIRASFGKTVKNEELGELYLQDQGQRKLPLGTFFRFSSEK, translated from the coding sequence ATGTATTCTTTCCTGACCACTAGCGCCTGGACCGATTACGAACTGATTGACTGCGGCAACTTTGAGAAGCTGGAGCGATTTGGTGACTACATTCTGGCGCGGCCAGAACCGCAGGCCGCCTGGGACAAGCACCTGCCCGATAGCGAGTGGACGCGTCTGGCCCAAGCCACGTTCAAGCGCGAGAAAGGCAATCAGGAAAAAGGCCAGTGGTCTTTGAAGAAAGGCATGGCCGAGCAGTGGTTCATCAACTACCGCTACCATGACTTAAAACTGAGATTCCGATTAGGACTTTCCTCCTTTAAGCACGTGGGCTTGTTTCCGGAGCAGGACCCCAACTGGCAGTTCATCTTTGACCGCACCCGCGCCCTTCCCGGCAAACCGAAGGTCCTCAACATGTTCGCCTACACCGGCGGCGCCTCTCTGGCCGCCAACGCCGGCGGCGCCGATGTCACGCACCTGGATTCTGTGAAGCAGGTCAACTTCTGGGCCCGCGAGAACATGGAAGCCAGCAAACTGGACAACATCCGCTGGATTGTAGAAGACGCCATGAAATACGCCCGCCGCGAAGTGAAGCGTGGCAACAAATACCAGGGCATCATCCTGGACCCTCCTGCTTACGGCCGCGGCCCTGACGGAGAGAAATGGCTTCTGGAGGAGCAACTCAATGAGCTCATCAAGCTTTGCTCAGAACTGCTGGACCCTGAGAACAACTTCTTCGTGATTAACTTGTACTCTCTGGGCTTCTCTGCCTTGATTCTGGACAACCTGATTAGAGCCTCGTTCGGGAAGACCGTAAAGAATGAAGAACTAGGCGAACTCTACCTGCAAGACCAAGGCCAGCGCAAATTACCGCTGGGCACCTTCTTTAGGTTTAGTTCTGAAAAATAG
- the dapF gene encoding diaminopimelate epimerase gives MQLTFYKYQGTGNDFVVIDNLNGAVSLTHEQVAFLCDRRKGVGADGLMLLQKQEGYDFEMVYYNADGNLGSMCGNGGRCLVAFAQFMGVIETEAYFIASDGPHRATVEHGLVHLQMKDVDGIEDLEDACFMNTGSPHYVKTVDNLQELDVFNQGRAIRYSDRFKSEGTNVNFVEQKADNTLFVRTYERGVEDETFSCGTGVTACALAASREGFTSPVHIQVLGGELQVSFEQDGQGFKNVFLIGPAEQVFKGEIVLN, from the coding sequence ATGCAACTCACTTTCTATAAATACCAGGGCACCGGCAATGACTTTGTGGTGATAGACAACCTGAACGGGGCCGTTTCCTTGACGCATGAGCAGGTAGCGTTTCTGTGCGACCGTCGTAAAGGCGTGGGCGCCGATGGTCTGATGCTGTTGCAAAAACAGGAAGGCTATGACTTCGAGATGGTCTATTACAACGCAGACGGCAACCTGGGTTCTATGTGCGGCAACGGTGGAAGGTGTCTGGTGGCCTTCGCGCAGTTCATGGGCGTAATTGAGACGGAGGCTTATTTTATTGCCTCAGACGGGCCGCACCGTGCTACCGTGGAGCATGGCCTAGTGCATTTGCAGATGAAGGACGTGGACGGCATTGAAGACTTGGAAGACGCTTGTTTTATGAATACCGGTTCGCCGCACTATGTGAAGACCGTTGATAACTTGCAGGAACTGGACGTGTTCAATCAAGGGCGTGCCATCCGGTACTCAGATCGGTTTAAATCCGAGGGCACCAACGTTAACTTTGTGGAGCAGAAGGCAGACAACACCTTGTTTGTGCGCACCTATGAGCGCGGGGTGGAAGATGAGACTTTCTCTTGCGGTACCGGCGTGACGGCTTGCGCTTTGGCGGCTAGCAGGGAAGGTTTTACAAGCCCGGTGCACATTCAAGTATTGGGCGGCGAGTTGCAGGTAAGTTTTGAGCAGGATGGCCAGGGCTTTAAAAACGTGTTCCTGATCGGGCCGGCTGAACAGGTGTTCAAAGGCGAAATCGTGCTAAATTAG
- a CDS encoding GNAT family N-acetyltransferase produces MPLLQTDRIYLRAPEPSDLDFLYLFENDTALWPVSLSVAPFSKDMLRQYLDNALSDIYATRQLRFMVCLQESGKVIGTIDLFDFEPLHQRAGLGIALVAEHRGRGYGQEALELLVDYARQTLQLHQLYCSVAVSNMGSRRMFELAGFTQIGIKRDWLKKNNGWEDVAEYQKVLK; encoded by the coding sequence ATGCCGCTTCTCCAGACTGACCGTATTTACCTGCGCGCCCCCGAACCCTCAGACCTCGATTTTCTTTATTTGTTTGAGAATGACACTGCCCTGTGGCCGGTGAGTCTCTCGGTGGCGCCGTTCTCCAAAGACATGCTGCGGCAGTACCTGGACAATGCGCTCTCAGATATCTATGCCACGCGGCAGCTGCGGTTCATGGTGTGTCTGCAAGAATCAGGAAAGGTGATAGGCACCATAGATTTGTTTGACTTTGAGCCTCTGCACCAGCGGGCGGGCTTGGGGATTGCGCTGGTGGCAGAACACAGGGGCAGAGGTTACGGCCAAGAGGCGTTGGAATTGTTGGTGGACTACGCCCGGCAGACCCTGCAACTGCACCAATTGTATTGTTCTGTGGCGGTGTCCAACATGGGCAGCCGGCGGATGTTTGAACTGGCCGGGTTCACGCAAATAGGCATCAAAAGAGATTGGCTGAAGAAAAACAACGGCTGGGAGGATGTGGCTGAGTATCAAAAAGTACTGAAATAG
- a CDS encoding glycosyltransferase — protein MLDLDSDFVPGVGSSYVSSEPEVSTSSTAYTPAKASTPKVIAKKSAPFNLEAYLQSVPAIVCLSHLRWDFVYQRPQHLLSRFAKHTQLYFFEEPYFEDNAEPRLETHQREEGNVTLVIAHLPHGLTPEESDAKQIELLNVFFKENNLEQSVFWYYTPMALEITRHFKPSLTVFDCMDELSAFKFAPPRLLELEAEMLEKADVVFTGGQSLYEAKKDRHQEVYAFPSSIDKAHFATARQNHQEPADQAHIPHPRMGFFGVVDERFDIELLRDLSAKRPEWQFVIIGPVVKIDPAHLPQAENIHYLGGKSYQELPSYLSGWDVAMLLFAQNESTKFISPTKTPEYLAAGRPVVSTPIRDVVRPYGDLDLVHIADGAAAFEAAVEKALVQREDQDWMRRTDDYLAGISWDKTWQNMVRLMHNVTKEKQEKKLRAGV, from the coding sequence ATGTTAGATTTAGATTCTGATTTCGTCCCTGGCGTAGGGAGCAGCTATGTTTCTTCTGAGCCAGAAGTAAGCACCTCAAGCACCGCTTATACCCCTGCCAAAGCATCCACCCCCAAGGTCATTGCTAAAAAGAGTGCTCCTTTTAACCTGGAGGCATATCTGCAGAGCGTACCGGCCATTGTGTGCCTCTCGCATTTGCGCTGGGACTTTGTGTACCAACGCCCGCAACACTTGCTTTCCAGATTCGCCAAACATACCCAGCTCTACTTTTTTGAAGAACCTTACTTTGAAGACAACGCAGAGCCAAGATTAGAGACACACCAACGCGAAGAAGGCAACGTCACCTTGGTCATTGCGCACCTTCCGCACGGTTTAACGCCAGAAGAGTCAGATGCCAAACAGATTGAACTGTTGAACGTTTTCTTCAAGGAGAATAATCTGGAGCAGTCCGTCTTCTGGTACTACACGCCCATGGCTCTGGAAATCACGCGTCATTTCAAACCCAGCCTCACCGTGTTTGACTGCATGGATGAGCTGTCTGCCTTCAAGTTTGCGCCGCCAAGATTACTTGAGTTAGAAGCTGAAATGCTGGAGAAAGCCGATGTGGTCTTTACTGGTGGCCAGAGCTTATACGAAGCCAAGAAAGACCGCCACCAGGAAGTGTATGCCTTCCCGAGCAGCATTGACAAGGCCCACTTTGCCACGGCTCGTCAAAACCACCAGGAGCCCGCAGACCAAGCCCATATCCCGCACCCGCGTATGGGCTTCTTTGGCGTGGTAGATGAGCGCTTTGACATTGAGTTGCTCAGAGACTTGTCTGCCAAGCGGCCAGAGTGGCAGTTTGTGATCATCGGGCCGGTGGTGAAAATTGACCCGGCGCATTTGCCGCAGGCCGAAAATATCCATTACTTAGGGGGCAAGTCGTACCAAGAACTGCCGTCGTACCTGAGTGGCTGGGATGTGGCCATGCTGTTGTTCGCGCAGAATGAGTCTACCAAGTTCATTAGTCCTACCAAAACACCAGAATATCTGGCCGCGGGCAGACCGGTGGTGTCCACGCCCATCAGAGACGTGGTGCGCCCCTATGGTGATCTTGACCTAGTGCACATTGCCGATGGTGCTGCTGCCTTTGAGGCTGCCGTTGAGAAAGCCTTGGTGCAGAGAGAAGACCAGGACTGGATGCGCCGCACAGATGACTACCTGGCTGGCATCTCTTGGGACAAAACCTGGCAGAACATGGTGCGCCTCATGCACAACGTTACCAAAGAAAAGCAAGAGAAAAAACTAAGAGCCGGCGTCTAA
- the glf gene encoding UDP-galactopyranose mutase, whose amino-acid sequence MFDYLIVGAGFAGSVLAERLASYSNKKVLVIDKRPHIGGNAYDHYNEDGILVHKYGPHIFHTNSKEVFEYLGQFTEWRSYEHRVLASVDGQQVPMPINLDTINQLYGLNLTSFELDKFFESVAEKVDVVRTSEDVVVSKVGRELYEKFFKHYTRKQWGMDPSELDKSVTSRVPTRTNRDDRYFTDTYQAMPLHGFTKMFEKMMDHPNIKIMLNTDYHEIIDFIPYKEMIFTGPVDEYFDFKFGKLPYRSLEFKHETLNKEVFQPVAVVNYPNDHLYTRITEFKYLTGQQHQKTSVVYEFPRAEGDPYYPVPRPENAELYNQYKKLAEATPNVHFVGRLATYKYYNMDQVVAQALTLHKKLMGNPKEELPELGGVSGIPQEVRQALNGSSTKLSTNG is encoded by the coding sequence ATGTTTGATTACCTGATTGTGGGTGCTGGTTTTGCCGGCAGTGTATTGGCAGAGAGATTGGCTTCTTATTCTAATAAAAAAGTGTTGGTGATAGACAAGCGCCCCCATATTGGCGGAAATGCCTATGACCATTACAATGAAGACGGCATTCTGGTACACAAGTACGGCCCCCATATCTTCCATACCAACTCCAAGGAAGTGTTTGAATACCTGGGCCAGTTCACTGAGTGGCGCTCGTATGAGCACCGCGTGTTGGCCAGCGTAGACGGTCAGCAGGTGCCCATGCCCATCAACCTGGACACCATCAACCAACTTTATGGCTTAAACCTGACCTCCTTTGAGCTGGACAAGTTCTTTGAGTCCGTGGCAGAGAAGGTAGACGTAGTGCGCACCTCTGAGGATGTGGTGGTGAGCAAGGTGGGCCGTGAGCTGTATGAGAAGTTCTTCAAGCACTACACGCGCAAGCAGTGGGGCATGGACCCGTCTGAACTGGACAAGTCGGTGACCTCGCGCGTACCCACCCGCACCAACCGGGACGACCGTTACTTCACAGACACTTACCAGGCCATGCCTTTGCACGGATTCACCAAGATGTTTGAGAAGATGATGGACCATCCAAACATCAAAATCATGCTCAACACAGACTACCATGAGATCATCGACTTCATTCCTTATAAGGAGATGATTTTCACGGGCCCCGTGGATGAGTACTTTGACTTTAAGTTTGGCAAGCTGCCGTACCGGTCCCTGGAGTTCAAGCATGAGACGCTGAACAAAGAAGTGTTTCAGCCAGTAGCAGTGGTGAATTATCCAAATGACCATTTGTACACGCGCATCACGGAATTTAAATACCTGACCGGTCAGCAGCACCAGAAGACCAGCGTGGTGTATGAGTTTCCGCGCGCAGAGGGAGACCCGTACTACCCAGTGCCTAGACCAGAAAACGCCGAGCTGTACAACCAATACAAGAAGCTAGCCGAGGCTACGCCCAACGTTCATTTCGTGGGCCGTCTGGCTACCTACAAGTACTACAACATGGACCAGGTAGTGGCCCAGGCCTTGACTCTGCACAAAAAACTGATGGGAAACCCAAAGGAGGAGCTGCCTGAACTGGGCGGCGTCTCTGGCATTCCGCAGGAAGTGCGTCAGGCCCTTAACGGAAGTTCCACCAAACTGAGCACGAATGGGTAA